The following coding sequences lie in one Thermodesulforhabdaceae bacterium genomic window:
- a CDS encoding SAM-dependent chlorinase/fluorinase, with translation MNKTGIICLLTDFGLRDGYVGAMKGVIISIASHVTVIDISHEIDPFCVASGAYVLASVVPYFPPGTIFVAVVDPGVGTERKGLIVRSSDKIFIGPDNGIFSWILDPESSEIFWIDPEGSSAPYVNSKVSSTFHGRDIFAPIAAHIVNGIPPEKLSVPAANAPVTGEWRYPQADEKSIRGCVIHVDRFGNLVTNITKNFYLSWKTHHFPKTFSPQSPIVEIKSNLMHIEKTYGSVPKGHLLALWGSSDHLEISVNEGNAAEKLSVGCLEEVRIRMS, from the coding sequence ATGAACAAAACTGGGATTATTTGCCTTCTCACAGACTTTGGCTTACGTGATGGCTATGTTGGGGCGATGAAGGGAGTGATAATTTCTATAGCGTCTCATGTCACGGTGATTGACATAAGCCATGAAATCGATCCCTTTTGCGTAGCTTCCGGAGCTTATGTTCTTGCTTCTGTTGTTCCTTACTTCCCTCCGGGAACTATATTTGTTGCCGTTGTTGACCCCGGTGTAGGAACTGAAAGAAAGGGGCTTATAGTGCGAAGCTCTGACAAGATTTTTATCGGTCCAGACAACGGCATATTTTCATGGATTCTTGATCCAGAATCATCAGAAATTTTCTGGATCGATCCTGAAGGTAGTTCCGCACCCTATGTTAACTCTAAAGTAAGTTCGACCTTTCACGGAAGGGACATCTTCGCCCCTATTGCTGCTCATATAGTAAATGGAATCCCTCCTGAAAAACTTAGCGTTCCTGCAGCGAATGCTCCAGTTACAGGAGAATGGCGTTATCCTCAAGCAGACGAAAAGTCCATTAGAGGTTGTGTTATTCACGTAGATAGATTTGGAAATCTTGTCACTAACATTACAAAAAATTTTTATCTTTCCTGGAAAACCCATCACTTTCCTAAGACTTTTTCGCCTCAATCACCGATAGTTGAAATAAAGTCTAACCTAATGCATATTGAAAAAACCTACGGTTCCGTTCCAAAGGGTCACCTGCTGGCTCTATGGGGAAGTAGCGATCATCTTGAAATTTCCGTAAATGAAGGAAATGCGGCGGAAAAACTATCCGTAGGATGTTTGGAGGAAGTGAGAATTCGAATGTCATGA
- a CDS encoding radical SAM protein, which yields MKGEDLHYEGIIIRPPSEAQSIILQVTVGCSHNKCTFCGTYKGVRFRIKDDTIIEKDIILASQQFPFLRRVFLCDGDALIMPHKKLVWILQLIRKHMPWVQRVGLYGNAKSILRKSPSELEELRDLGLGIIYLGVESGDRETLQAIRKGVSPERMIEAGKRVKEAGITLSVTVLLGIAGIERSLEHAAATGWILSEMDPHYVGALTLMILPNTPLGEDYIRGDFRMPDSKGLLCELREMIMNTHLSRGLFMSNHASNYLPLKVRFPKGKDEAIKTIDAALKGEISLKPEWLRAL from the coding sequence ATGAAAGGAGAAGACCTTCATTACGAGGGAATTATCATCAGACCGCCGAGTGAAGCTCAGAGTATAATCCTTCAGGTAACCGTTGGCTGCTCCCATAACAAATGCACCTTTTGCGGCACCTACAAAGGAGTGCGATTCAGGATAAAAGATGACACTATTATTGAAAAAGACATTATTCTGGCTTCTCAGCAATTTCCTTTCCTGAGAAGAGTTTTTCTGTGCGATGGAGATGCTCTCATAATGCCTCATAAAAAACTTGTTTGGATTTTACAGCTTATCCGCAAACATATGCCCTGGGTTCAGCGAGTTGGGCTTTACGGAAACGCTAAAAGCATTCTCCGCAAATCACCAAGCGAACTTGAAGAACTTAGAGATCTTGGGCTTGGAATAATCTATCTTGGAGTGGAAAGCGGCGATAGGGAGACTCTTCAGGCAATTAGAAAAGGCGTTTCTCCAGAACGCATGATTGAAGCTGGAAAACGCGTCAAAGAAGCTGGCATTACGCTATCTGTTACAGTGCTTCTTGGCATTGCTGGAATAGAACGCTCCCTTGAACACGCCGCAGCAACAGGATGGATTCTTAGCGAGATGGATCCACACTATGTGGGAGCTCTCACCTTGATGATTCTTCCAAACACGCCTCTTGGGGAGGATTATATTAGAGGCGATTTCCGCATGCCCGATTCCAAGGGACTACTTTGCGAACTTAGAGAGATGATCATGAACACCCATCTTTCCCGAGGTCTTTTCATGTCTAACCATGCTTCTAACTATCTACCGCTCAAAGTGAGATTTCCAAAAGGCAAGGATGAAGCTATAAAAACCATTGATGCTGCATTGAAAGGAGAAATTTCCTTAAAACCAGAATGGCTAAGAGCTTTGTGA
- a CDS encoding response regulator: MAKKVLLIDDEEEFTTTLAERLTLRGFDVKYAFDGEGGLMELEQWQPDIVILDILMPGISGTEVLKRIKRQFPELPVILLSGHGSVRDAIEGMKYGAVDFLMKPVDITELTAKIQHYLHQKNSQETP, from the coding sequence ATGGCTAAAAAGGTCCTTCTTATCGACGACGAAGAAGAATTCACGACAACTCTAGCTGAAAGGCTAACCCTTAGAGGATTTGATGTCAAATACGCTTTCGATGGCGAAGGGGGCCTCATGGAGCTAGAACAGTGGCAGCCGGATATCGTTATCCTGGACATTCTTATGCCGGGCATAAGCGGAACAGAGGTTTTAAAACGAATAAAACGCCAGTTTCCAGAACTTCCTGTTATCCTTCTTTCTGGACACGGAAGCGTAAGAGACGCCATAGAAGGCATGAAGTATGGTGCAGTAGACTTTTTGATGAAACCGGTTGACATTACTGAATTAACCGCAAAAATCCAACATTACCTTCACCAGAAAAACTCGCAGGAAACGCCGTGA
- a CDS encoding OFA family MFS transporter — MANAQPVAKEPGKAWQVVFAGMTVNLCLGCLYAWSVWVKYLTDAKFMTAQGWTPLTAEQASNPASLCILIFALLMIPGGRIQDKYGPTVAASIGGVAIGAGLILSGIMKTYAGILLGFGVLGGIGMGVGYAAPTPAAVKWFGPHKRGMIAGIVVGGYGLAAFYVAPVAKWLITTYSMSASFYVLGIVYLIVILIAAQLLAWPEPGYVPPPPPATAQSAARAATQTRFDWTAGEMVRTWQFYALMIMFTINTQAGLLLIGHAAKMIEKIMAAGYLLVSWGAVFNTVGRIGTGIISDKIGRMNALIINYIAACIVMFAFPYLLSIKNVVLLFIATAIGFWCYGGGLALFPSFTADFYGPKNLGFNYGLVFIGWGLGAFMPKLAGYIYDKYKSYDYAFYIAGLLIILGIIIALVTKRPRYAKE; from the coding sequence ATGGCAAATGCTCAACCCGTTGCAAAAGAGCCTGGGAAAGCGTGGCAAGTCGTTTTTGCTGGTATGACGGTCAATCTTTGTTTGGGGTGTTTGTATGCCTGGAGCGTGTGGGTTAAGTATCTTACCGATGCTAAGTTTATGACCGCTCAGGGCTGGACACCTCTTACCGCAGAGCAGGCATCAAACCCCGCATCATTGTGTATATTAATTTTTGCTCTTCTTATGATCCCTGGAGGTAGAATTCAGGACAAATATGGTCCAACCGTTGCGGCATCCATTGGTGGTGTTGCTATTGGAGCTGGTCTTATCCTGTCGGGCATAATGAAAACATATGCAGGCATACTTTTAGGTTTCGGGGTTCTCGGCGGCATTGGAATGGGAGTTGGTTATGCAGCCCCTACACCCGCAGCAGTTAAATGGTTTGGACCACATAAAAGAGGAATGATTGCTGGAATAGTCGTTGGTGGTTACGGTCTGGCGGCTTTTTACGTCGCTCCAGTTGCTAAGTGGCTTATTACAACTTACAGCATGAGCGCATCTTTTTACGTGCTTGGTATTGTATATTTGATCGTAATTTTAATTGCTGCTCAACTACTTGCATGGCCTGAACCTGGTTATGTGCCTCCTCCACCTCCAGCTACCGCTCAGTCGGCTGCAAGAGCTGCAACTCAGACTCGCTTCGACTGGACTGCAGGGGAAATGGTGAGAACCTGGCAGTTCTATGCTCTCATGATTATGTTTACAATTAATACCCAGGCAGGACTTCTCCTTATCGGTCATGCAGCAAAGATGATCGAAAAAATTATGGCAGCAGGTTATCTACTCGTGTCCTGGGGTGCCGTCTTCAACACCGTTGGTCGTATTGGAACGGGTATTATCTCCGACAAAATCGGACGTATGAACGCTCTTATAATCAACTACATAGCGGCTTGTATCGTAATGTTTGCATTTCCCTATCTTTTGAGCATTAAAAATGTTGTCCTGCTTTTCATTGCTACGGCTATCGGTTTCTGGTGCTACGGTGGTGGGCTTGCTCTGTTCCCATCCTTTACCGCAGACTTCTATGGTCCTAAGAACCTCGGTTTTAACTACGGTCTGGTATTCATCGGTTGGGGTCTTGGGGCCTTCATGCCAAAGCTTGCCGGTTACATCTACGACAAGTATAAATCATATGATTACGCTTTCTATATTGCCGGTCTTCTTATCATCCTCGGTATAATAATCGCCCTCGTGACCAAGAGACCTCGTTACGCAAAGGAATAG
- a CDS encoding GNAT family N-acetyltransferase, producing MFGSKEIVTRTGKKLIIRPMVKEDEKGLFEFFSRLPDELLMFIRHNVKDPQIVKEWAEHLNYDRVLPIIALDGDRIVADVTLHRIPYGWKRHIGQVRIVVDPAYHGQGVATAILNELVELGAELGLEKLWAEVPLDSVAAVKAFKNAGFRCKAVVEGLVKDLRGNNVDILIMVCDIEHYFDARWLKKSGTNAPERIMNF from the coding sequence ATGTTTGGATCGAAGGAAATCGTTACAAGGACAGGAAAAAAGCTGATCATTCGACCTATGGTTAAAGAAGACGAGAAGGGGCTGTTTGAGTTTTTTTCAAGGCTTCCAGACGAACTTCTGATGTTCATTAGACATAATGTAAAAGACCCGCAGATTGTTAAAGAATGGGCTGAACATCTCAATTATGACCGAGTTTTACCTATTATCGCTCTTGATGGAGATAGGATTGTTGCGGATGTTACGCTTCACAGGATACCTTACGGATGGAAGCGGCACATTGGTCAGGTAAGAATCGTTGTCGATCCGGCCTATCACGGACAGGGAGTAGCAACGGCTATCCTCAACGAACTGGTGGAACTTGGTGCCGAACTTGGACTTGAAAAGCTCTGGGCAGAAGTTCCTCTTGATTCAGTAGCAGCGGTCAAGGCTTTCAAAAATGCCGGATTTCGTTGCAAAGCTGTCGTTGAGGGGCTTGTAAAAGACCTTAGAGGCAATAATGTAGATATACTCATTATGGTTTGCGATATTGAACACTATTTTGATGCAAGATGGCTTAAAAAAAGCGGAACAAACGCCCCGGAGCGAATAATGAATTTCTAA
- a CDS encoding NifB/NifX family molybdenum-iron cluster-binding protein, whose product MKILVTLSGQEIAPRFDLTTEVLIAICSKQGEIEDAKVIVLPQASADDLCHFIVKEKVDVVICGAIEEEYFQYLVWKKIKVFDSVIGMATEAIQHFAKGTLTPGKLLA is encoded by the coding sequence GTGAAAATTCTTGTTACCTTAAGTGGTCAGGAAATAGCTCCCCGTTTTGATCTAACGACAGAAGTTTTGATAGCCATCTGTAGCAAGCAGGGTGAGATCGAAGATGCCAAGGTTATCGTTCTCCCGCAGGCTTCCGCCGATGATCTATGCCATTTTATTGTTAAAGAAAAAGTTGATGTTGTTATATGCGGTGCGATTGAGGAAGAATATTTTCAGTATCTGGTCTGGAAAAAGATCAAGGTTTTTGATTCTGTAATCGGAATGGCTACAGAAGCAATTCAACATTTCGCTAAGGGAACGCTAACTCCGGGAAAACTTCTAGCCTGA
- a CDS encoding EamA family transporter has product MKSSSFQPIQSYRIPRKGYFYVILAAVCWAVSGTAGKYLFQHGITPYELVQIRLSLSVITLGAYLFVKKPSLLKISRQDILYFAALGMLGMGMVQFTYFYAISKIPVASAILLEYLAPLIITLYSLIILREKPRASVIVALVSAIAGCYLVVGAYNLDLLSINKQGIMAGIGSAVSFAWYSLYGERGMRRYHPWTVLFYALFFACILWNILYPPLKSFEHRFDATGWALVFYIVLFGTVIPFGLYFEGINLIRASRASITATLEPITAAVISWIFLGEKLGIAQIIGGILVISSVIILQLKKEEDRETPEIIRRQAAKQ; this is encoded by the coding sequence ATGAAATCTTCAAGTTTTCAGCCGATTCAGTCTTACAGAATTCCCCGAAAAGGTTATTTCTATGTAATCCTTGCGGCGGTATGCTGGGCTGTTTCCGGCACAGCTGGTAAATATTTATTTCAGCATGGAATTACTCCTTATGAACTGGTTCAGATTAGACTTTCTCTGTCAGTAATTACATTGGGCGCCTATCTTTTTGTAAAAAAACCGTCTCTTCTAAAAATTTCCAGGCAGGATATTCTATATTTTGCCGCTCTTGGAATGCTGGGCATGGGAATGGTTCAGTTCACCTATTTTTATGCCATTAGTAAAATCCCTGTGGCATCGGCTATTTTGCTTGAATATCTCGCGCCGCTTATTATAACTCTTTATAGTCTCATTATCTTGAGGGAAAAGCCCCGTGCATCAGTCATTGTCGCTCTCGTTAGCGCTATTGCTGGATGCTATCTGGTTGTAGGTGCTTACAACTTGGATTTGCTTTCAATAAACAAACAAGGAATTATGGCCGGTATAGGTTCGGCCGTTTCATTTGCATGGTATTCTCTGTATGGGGAGCGAGGCATGCGGCGCTACCATCCCTGGACGGTTCTCTTTTACGCGCTTTTTTTTGCCTGCATTCTCTGGAACATACTCTATCCCCCGCTTAAATCCTTTGAACATCGTTTTGATGCAACAGGATGGGCGCTCGTTTTTTATATCGTTCTATTCGGAACGGTAATTCCCTTTGGGCTATATTTTGAGGGGATCAACTTAATTCGAGCATCCAGAGCAAGCATCACAGCGACGTTAGAACCCATAACCGCCGCTGTAATTTCCTGGATATTCCTGGGAGAAAAACTCGGGATAGCGCAAATTATAGGTGGTATTCTCGTTATATCATCGGTTATTATCCTCCAATTGAAGAAAGAAGAAGATAGAGAAACGCCCGAAATTATTAGACGGCAAGCGGCTAAGCAATGA
- a CDS encoding NAD(+)/NADH kinase: protein MVWARHGVLFYKNHPECLEFTVKMEEFLSSKGISSCFYINVENPPDPKSIMAYLDHSETIAIVIGGDGTFLSAARWLHSYNVPIVGINFGGLGFLTEIPRDRCFEELNGILEGHYATEERLKMEVTVFRNNTVCFRQSAINDVVINKGALARIIDFHVSVNKQYLNYYRADGLIVSTPTGSTAYNLSAGGPIICPTAHVAVITPICSFNLTDRPIVISTPFEINIFLESQDQEVFLTCDGQVGTAVAFEDSILITPSSDFLKFMKPLNVNYFEILRTKLKWGQSAKQSRIFSQSS, encoded by the coding sequence ATGGTGTGGGCTAGACACGGTGTGTTGTTTTATAAAAATCATCCAGAATGTTTGGAATTTACTGTAAAGATGGAAGAATTTCTTAGCTCCAAAGGGATTTCTTCATGTTTTTACATCAATGTGGAGAATCCTCCAGATCCAAAAAGCATAATGGCGTATCTTGATCACTCGGAAACTATCGCCATAGTGATAGGAGGAGACGGAACCTTTCTAAGCGCTGCCAGATGGTTACATTCATACAATGTTCCTATTGTTGGCATAAACTTTGGTGGGTTGGGATTTCTCACTGAAATTCCCAGGGACAGATGCTTCGAAGAATTAAATGGTATCCTGGAAGGGCACTATGCGACCGAAGAGAGACTAAAGATGGAAGTGACCGTTTTCAGAAATAATACTGTTTGTTTCCGCCAATCTGCTATCAACGATGTGGTTATAAACAAGGGCGCTCTGGCTAGAATCATCGACTTTCACGTATCAGTAAACAAGCAATACTTAAACTACTACAGAGCTGACGGCTTAATTGTTTCCACCCCTACGGGTTCGACGGCTTATAATCTTTCTGCCGGGGGGCCCATAATCTGCCCCACGGCTCACGTTGCAGTAATTACTCCTATTTGTTCCTTTAACTTGACCGACCGCCCTATTGTTATTTCTACACCTTTTGAAATAAATATCTTCCTAGAAAGCCAGGATCAGGAAGTTTTTTTAACCTGCGACGGTCAGGTAGGAACCGCCGTTGCGTTTGAAGACTCCATCCTAATTACTCCATCTTCAGACTTTCTAAAATTTATGAAACCCCTTAACGTCAACTACTTTGAAATTCTCCGAACAAAGCTCAAGTGGGGGCAAAGCGCAAAACAGTCCAGGATTTTTTCACAAAGCTCTTAG
- a CDS encoding serine/threonine-protein kinase — MQKIALLLIDLHDSLQMKLTRILSENFPQIDFEIFFDEGRLRTSSAIAFVLWKGDASKFDALKNFPLFVFLDPSSQENFPALEFAERYPVFDYASSEDSESMLKGRLLLFVKKAVDFLENPSTGEQKRSSKLENFGSFIKHIMSVLFRSRAISQAVECSPIIGGKWVRIRRLGFGSFGEVWLVQRKGTISEHFAVAKIPHDEKANPKFLQEAEILKKLQDHPNAVKVIEVLEQEGKTIIIEEFVEGKTLQQLMDEGMTPSEKEQVFLQVLDMVAYAHDHHIMHRDLKPENIIVTSRGIAKVLDFGTAKDVSRRSISSTVIGSRPYMAPEQIRGESRIASDVWALGVILYALVTDYVPFYSENEKELMDMILESPPEPPSVHAPGLSPNLEALILKCLEKNWKARFHNARELQKALLADFPDFGKGWHIP, encoded by the coding sequence GTGCAAAAAATAGCACTTCTGTTGATAGATCTTCATGACTCGCTCCAGATGAAATTAACTAGAATTTTATCAGAGAATTTTCCCCAGATAGATTTCGAGATTTTCTTTGACGAAGGTCGTTTGAGGACATCCTCGGCTATTGCATTCGTATTATGGAAAGGAGACGCTTCCAAATTCGATGCCTTGAAAAACTTCCCACTCTTTGTTTTCCTGGATCCTTCTTCTCAGGAAAATTTCCCAGCTTTGGAGTTTGCAGAACGATATCCCGTATTCGATTATGCCTCTAGCGAAGATTCAGAATCTATGCTTAAAGGACGCCTCCTGTTGTTCGTGAAAAAAGCTGTAGATTTTTTAGAAAATCCTTCGACTGGTGAACAAAAGAGATCGAGTAAACTAGAAAACTTCGGCTCCTTTATTAAACATATTATGTCAGTTCTTTTCCGTTCTCGAGCCATTTCCCAAGCGGTGGAATGTTCCCCGATTATCGGCGGCAAATGGGTTCGAATACGAAGACTGGGATTCGGAAGTTTCGGTGAAGTGTGGCTAGTCCAGCGTAAAGGAACTATTAGCGAACATTTCGCTGTAGCAAAAATTCCCCACGATGAAAAAGCCAATCCCAAGTTTTTGCAGGAAGCAGAAATTCTTAAGAAACTTCAAGATCATCCCAATGCGGTTAAGGTTATCGAAGTGTTGGAACAAGAAGGGAAAACAATCATTATAGAAGAGTTTGTTGAAGGTAAAACTCTTCAGCAGTTAATGGATGAGGGAATGACTCCATCTGAAAAAGAACAGGTTTTTCTGCAAGTTCTTGATATGGTAGCATACGCTCACGACCATCACATTATGCATCGAGATCTAAAGCCTGAAAATATCATAGTAACTTCAAGAGGTATTGCCAAAGTGCTCGATTTTGGAACCGCTAAGGATGTGAGTCGCAGAAGTATAAGTAGCACCGTTATAGGTTCTCGACCCTACATGGCACCAGAGCAGATTCGGGGAGAAAGCCGTATAGCAAGTGACGTGTGGGCTCTTGGTGTTATCCTTTACGCTTTGGTAACTGATTATGTGCCTTTCTATTCCGAAAATGAAAAAGAACTTATGGACATGATCTTGGAATCTCCTCCCGAGCCTCCAAGTGTCCATGCTCCAGGGCTATCGCCCAACCTTGAAGCCTTGATTCTCAAATGTCTTGAAAAAAATTGGAAAGCAAGATTTCATAATGCCCGCGAGCTTCAAAAAGCTCTACTTGCCGATTTTCCTGATTTCGGAAAGGGATGGCATATCCCTTAA
- a CDS encoding ATP-binding protein, whose product MYLFEKIEKIISSFLTIPEDVEPSIRYDILKRNILALMLIVTVVPITIMAILNYHQYQSAIKGEVFSPLRMIINKTRHSFELYLRERMSAMKLLASVYSFRELSDDETLNRLYHVIRKEYSGVVDIGLIDDSGNQVSYAGPYDLKGKNYRDQHWFNEVQIRGSYISDVFLGYRRFPHVAIAIQQWEEPGKRWILRMTINIDHFNELISSMGLEPDSESFLINHQGICQTSSKSFCKILEPSQLGTLPVSYDPATITVSYQNQTYYVSYIYFTHPEYILVIVKPEARVLTAWYSLRKDFFIVFTISFILIVGFIFQLTSILMRHIKESDEKRELAFREMQHSQKLSSIGRLAAGVAHEINNPLSIISEKAGLMKDLLTTRQSFPENEKFISLVDSIIKSVDRCRDITHRLLGFARRMDVKMEILDLNDVIKETLSFLEKEALYRNIKIRLNLGDNLRISSDRGQLQQVFLNIINNAFDAVDEGGEVYIATWEPDMDTVAVTIKDNGKGMSKEVLAHIFEPFFTTKKGYGTGLGLSITYGIVKKLGGDIKVTSKEGEGTTFIVFLPKKPKETV is encoded by the coding sequence ATGTACCTATTTGAAAAAATTGAAAAGATCATTTCAAGTTTTTTGACTATACCCGAAGATGTTGAACCTTCCATTCGCTATGACATCCTGAAGCGTAATATACTGGCGTTAATGCTTATTGTGACTGTCGTGCCCATAACAATTATGGCCATTCTAAATTATCATCAATACCAGAGCGCCATAAAAGGAGAAGTATTTTCCCCTCTACGAATGATCATTAATAAAACTCGCCACTCCTTCGAACTTTACCTTAGAGAAAGAATGTCAGCAATGAAGCTGCTAGCCTCTGTTTATAGCTTCAGAGAACTCTCGGATGATGAGACCCTAAACCGACTATACCATGTAATCAGGAAAGAATACAGCGGGGTTGTTGATATAGGACTTATTGATGATAGCGGCAATCAGGTTTCTTACGCTGGACCCTATGATCTCAAGGGAAAAAATTACCGTGACCAACATTGGTTTAACGAAGTTCAAATTAGAGGCTCTTACATTAGCGATGTATTTCTAGGGTACCGCCGATTTCCTCATGTTGCTATAGCCATTCAACAATGGGAAGAACCAGGAAAGCGGTGGATACTCAGAATGACAATAAACATAGACCACTTCAACGAACTCATAAGCTCTATGGGGCTTGAACCTGATTCAGAATCTTTTCTAATAAATCATCAAGGAATCTGCCAGACAAGTTCTAAAAGTTTCTGTAAGATTCTTGAACCATCTCAATTAGGAACATTGCCTGTAAGCTACGACCCAGCAACTATCACAGTAAGTTACCAAAACCAAACCTACTATGTTTCTTACATATATTTCACTCACCCAGAATACATCCTGGTTATCGTCAAACCAGAAGCCAGAGTTCTTACGGCCTGGTATTCTTTAAGAAAGGACTTTTTTATTGTCTTTACGATAAGTTTTATACTAATCGTTGGTTTCATTTTCCAACTCACTTCTATCTTGATGCGCCATATAAAGGAATCTGACGAAAAACGAGAATTAGCCTTCAGAGAAATGCAACACTCTCAGAAGCTTTCTTCAATAGGGCGTCTTGCAGCAGGAGTCGCCCACGAAATTAACAATCCTCTCTCTATTATTAGCGAGAAAGCTGGTTTAATGAAGGATCTTCTTACAACCAGACAGTCATTCCCTGAAAATGAAAAATTCATTTCATTAGTCGATTCCATAATAAAGTCCGTTGATCGATGCCGGGACATCACTCATCGTCTGCTGGGTTTTGCAAGAAGAATGGATGTTAAGATGGAAATTCTCGACCTGAATGATGTCATCAAAGAAACTTTGAGCTTCCTTGAAAAAGAAGCTTTGTATCGTAACATTAAAATTCGTTTGAATCTTGGTGACAATCTTCGTATTTCTTCAGATCGAGGTCAACTCCAGCAGGTATTCTTAAACATAATTAACAATGCCTTCGATGCCGTTGACGAAGGCGGAGAAGTATATATTGCCACGTGGGAACCGGATATGGACACGGTGGCGGTAACGATTAAAGATAACGGCAAAGGAATGTCTAAGGAAGTGCTTGCTCACATCTTTGAGCCGTTTTTTACAACCAAAAAAGGTTACGGAACGGGTTTGGGACTTTCTATAACTTATGGTATCGTTAAAAAGCTTGGAGGAGACATAAAAGTAACCAGCAAAGAAGGTGAAGGAACGACTTTCATTGTGTTCCTGCCGAAAAAACCCAAAGAAACAGTGTAA
- a CDS encoding sulfite exporter TauE/SafE family protein, which translates to MMVQRFNLSKWLFLWFSFVVCFVLSHPVLAYAAEKTVEGMAGGSTKPWWFWVIVLFIFCFILGIIAVLAGVGGGVLFVPLVSGFFPFHLDFVRGAGLLVALAGALAAGPGLLRRNLANLRLALPVALIASSCAIVGAFMGLALPTKVVQICLGSTIILISIILATSKNLERPEVKQQDAIGLALGMSGAYVEESTREVVEWKTHRTLKGLLLFIIIGIMAGMFGLGAGWANVPVLNLIMGVPLKIAVGTSKFLLSITDTSAAWIYLNQGCVIPLMAIPSIIGLMLGSFVGVRLLAVAKPKFIRYMVIAVLLFAGIRALLKGLMG; encoded by the coding sequence ATGATGGTGCAGAGATTTAACTTATCTAAGTGGTTGTTCTTGTGGTTTTCTTTTGTTGTTTGTTTTGTCTTATCCCATCCTGTGCTAGCTTACGCAGCCGAAAAAACGGTTGAAGGCATGGCAGGAGGAAGCACAAAACCTTGGTGGTTTTGGGTTATTGTTTTGTTTATTTTCTGCTTCATTCTTGGAATAATTGCCGTGCTTGCCGGGGTGGGAGGAGGAGTATTGTTTGTTCCTCTGGTAAGTGGCTTTTTCCCGTTTCATCTTGACTTTGTCAGAGGAGCAGGATTGTTGGTGGCTCTTGCTGGAGCGCTAGCGGCAGGACCGGGTCTTCTAAGGAGAAATCTTGCAAATCTTCGGCTCGCTTTACCAGTAGCACTTATTGCATCATCTTGCGCCATTGTGGGAGCTTTCATGGGCTTAGCTCTTCCCACAAAAGTCGTGCAGATCTGTCTAGGTTCAACAATTATTTTGATATCGATCATCCTGGCAACATCCAAAAACCTTGAAAGACCGGAGGTCAAGCAACAGGATGCTATAGGACTTGCTCTTGGTATGTCGGGAGCTTATGTGGAAGAGTCCACCAGGGAGGTTGTTGAGTGGAAAACTCATAGAACGCTTAAGGGTTTATTACTGTTTATCATCATTGGTATAATGGCTGGTATGTTTGGTTTGGGAGCCGGATGGGCAAATGTGCCTGTGTTGAATCTAATTATGGGCGTCCCGTTAAAGATAGCCGTTGGAACCAGTAAGTTCCTTCTCTCTATAACGGATACTTCGGCAGCATGGATTTATCTGAATCAGGGCTGTGTTATTCCTCTAATGGCTATACCATCAATTATCGGACTTATGCTAGGATCATTTGTTGGAGTAAGACTTCTTGCCGTTGCAAAACCAAAGTTCATCCGTTATATGGTCATAGCCGTGCTACTTTTTGCAGGCATCAGGGCTCTCCTCAAGGGGCTAATGGGTTAA